A single genomic interval of Deinococcus ruber harbors:
- a CDS encoding aldo/keto reductase, producing MQYRTLGKTGYQISTISFGAWAIGGTWGTTDDQESLATLHRALDLGINFFDTADVYGDGHSERLIAQLRRERSEPLYVATKAGRRLDPHTAPGYTYANLRAFAKRSLKNLEMDTLDLLQLHCPPGEVYGQDEAFDALDRLHSEGLLRHYGVSVETVDEALTALRHPGVASVQIIFNAFRPKPAETFFAAAAKADVGIIARVPLASGLLTGKLRTDTAFAADDHRAFNRHGEAFDRGETFSGVDYEVGLEAARRLQEVVSPGMTPAQFALRWILMFPEITCAIPGARHPAQAETNAAAADLAPLSGEQMKAVQDIYDTLLRAQVHPNW from the coding sequence ATGCAGTACAGAACTCTCGGCAAGACGGGATATCAGATTTCTACCATCAGCTTCGGGGCCTGGGCCATCGGCGGCACCTGGGGCACCACCGACGACCAAGAAAGTCTGGCGACGCTGCACCGCGCCCTGGATCTGGGCATCAATTTCTTCGACACGGCAGACGTGTACGGCGACGGACACAGCGAGCGCCTGATCGCGCAGCTGCGCCGGGAGCGCTCCGAGCCGTTGTATGTGGCGACCAAGGCCGGACGCCGCCTCGACCCTCATACCGCGCCGGGGTACACCTACGCCAATCTGCGTGCGTTTGCCAAGCGCAGCCTGAAGAATCTGGAGATGGACACCCTCGACCTGCTGCAACTGCACTGCCCGCCGGGCGAGGTGTACGGGCAGGACGAAGCGTTCGATGCGCTGGACCGGCTGCACAGCGAGGGTCTGCTGCGGCACTACGGCGTCAGCGTGGAAACTGTGGACGAGGCGCTGACGGCGCTGCGCCATCCGGGTGTGGCGAGCGTCCAGATCATCTTCAACGCCTTTCGCCCCAAACCCGCCGAGACGTTTTTCGCGGCGGCAGCCAAAGCCGATGTGGGAATCATCGCCCGTGTCCCTCTGGCGAGCGGCCTGCTGACCGGCAAGCTGCGGACCGATACCGCCTTTGCCGCCGACGACCACCGCGCCTTCAACCGCCACGGCGAGGCGTTCGACCGGGGCGAAACCTTCTCGGGCGTGGACTACGAAGTGGGGCTGGAAGCGGCCCGACGCCTTCAGGAAGTGGTGTCGCCCGGAATGACCCCCGCACAGTTCGCCCTGCGCTGGATTCTGATGTTTCCGGAGATTACCTGCGCCATTCCGGGTGCCCGCCACCCTGCTCAGGCCGAAACCAATGCGGCGGCTGCCGACCTCGCCCCCCTGAGCGGCGAGCAGATGAAGGCCGTGCAGGACATTTACGACACGCTGCTGCGGGCACAGGTACACCCCAACTGGTAA
- a CDS encoding TetR-like C-terminal domain-containing protein, translated as MKGSASRTHFPSSTRLPDKVLRRTLVRCRATCTALKGSCAAVPTTDRALIANELQDDTFMRELRERHPVKRQLQIGQVLERAQASGTAKPVDPSILCGLMLGPIWYRLLMQPAPLKDAFADLLAAQTDTLATRGTRAL; from the coding sequence GTGAAGGGAAGTGCGTCTAGGACGCATTTCCCTTCGTCCACCCGTCTTCCTGACAAAGTTTTAAGACGCACTTTAGTTCGCTGCAGGGCGACCTGCACAGCCCTGAAAGGGAGTTGTGCGGCAGTACCAACCACCGACCGGGCCCTCATCGCCAATGAGCTGCAAGACGACACCTTCATGCGTGAACTGCGCGAGCGTCACCCGGTCAAACGACAGCTCCAAATTGGGCAGGTGCTGGAACGTGCCCAGGCCTCAGGAACTGCAAAGCCGGTAGATCCGAGCATACTGTGCGGCCTAATGCTCGGGCCGATCTGGTATCGCCTGCTGATGCAACCCGCACCGCTCAAGGACGCGTTCGCAGATCTGCTGGCAGCACAAACAGACACACTCGCGACGAGAGGAACGCGGGCGCTGTGA
- the nadE gene encoding ammonia-dependent NAD(+) synthetase has translation MTEMQARIAAELGVQPHIDPAAEVRRRVDFLKQYLLSTPALGLVLGISGGQDSSLAGRLCTLAVQELNAEASSKTPFSFVAVRLPYNTQADEADAQLALSFIAAPEVMTLNIGPATDAAADSMAAALGEPLRDFVRGNLKARQRMALQYALAGQRNLLVVGTDHAAEAVTGFYTKYGDGGVDLTPLTGLSKRQGRALLEYLHAPERLYLKTPTADLEDERPGLPDEAALGVTYGQLDDYLEGHELPPEVSQRIETLYTNTRHKRAMPASLLDSWWQLA, from the coding sequence ATGACCGAGATGCAGGCCCGCATTGCTGCCGAGCTGGGTGTTCAGCCGCACATCGACCCAGCCGCCGAGGTACGCCGCCGCGTAGACTTTTTGAAACAGTACCTGCTGAGTACGCCCGCGCTTGGCCTGGTGCTGGGAATTTCCGGCGGTCAGGATTCCAGTCTAGCCGGACGACTGTGTACGCTGGCAGTACAGGAACTGAACGCTGAGGCGAGTAGCAAGACACCGTTCAGCTTCGTGGCAGTGCGGCTGCCGTACAACACGCAGGCCGATGAAGCCGACGCGCAGCTGGCCCTGAGTTTCATCGCAGCGCCGGAGGTGATGACGCTCAATATCGGCCCCGCCACCGACGCCGCCGCTGACAGCATGGCCGCCGCGCTGGGCGAGCCGCTGCGAGATTTCGTGCGCGGTAACCTGAAGGCCAGACAGCGAATGGCCCTCCAGTACGCGCTGGCCGGACAGCGAAACCTGCTGGTGGTCGGCACCGATCATGCCGCCGAGGCCGTGACGGGGTTCTATACCAAGTACGGCGACGGCGGCGTAGACCTGACGCCGCTGACTGGCCTGAGCAAACGGCAGGGCCGGGCGCTGCTGGAATACCTTCACGCCCCAGAACGGCTGTACCTGAAGACACCCACTGCCGACCTTGAAGACGAACGCCCGGGCCTTCCCGACGAGGCCGCGCTGGGAGTGACCTACGGGCAGCTCGACGACTACCTGGAAGGCCACGAGTTACCACCCGAGGTTTCGCAGCGGATCGAGACGCTGTATACCAACACGCGCCACAAACGCGCCATGCCTGCCAGTTTGCTGGACAGCTGGTGGCAGCTGGCATAA
- a CDS encoding nicotinate phosphoribosyltransferase, giving the protein MVVPDSDVPPQHTGSVQQTPVHLSPLLTDLYQLSMLHGYWHHGMHQQQAVFDLYFRRSPYGGGYAVWAGLENALEYVEQLRFGTDAVRYLESLNLFDAAFLEALRGWRFSGRIESFPEGSVVFAHEPLLTVTAPLWEAQLIETALLNTLNFQTLVATKAARCVSVAGGGSVIEFGARRAQGPDGALSASRAAFIGGAAATSNVLAGQRYGLPVVGTHAHAWVESFPDELTAFRAYAELHPASTTLLLDTVNTLASGLPNALTVAQELRGRGTELRAVRLDSGDLAYLSRRVRAALDAAGFPDVKIMASNDLSENVIQSLISEGARLDIYAVGTQLVTGGGEGGGALGGVYKLAELDGQPRMKLTGDPAKTSLPGRKRVWRAHSSHQQLAWDVVSLGSQEEPPSVGERVSDPANPLRRSRLPAGLSWENPRQTVMEAGRRVTAPEALEDLQRRARGECSRLPEGTLRLLNPHTYRVSLSADLQTAREQLISRLEDGLGDTDSGTA; this is encoded by the coding sequence ATGGTCGTACCGGATTCCGACGTTCCGCCGCAACACACGGGCTCCGTTCAGCAGACGCCCGTCCACCTCTCGCCGCTGCTGACCGATCTGTATCAGCTCAGCATGCTGCACGGCTACTGGCATCACGGCATGCACCAGCAGCAGGCGGTGTTCGATCTGTACTTTCGCCGCAGTCCGTATGGCGGGGGCTACGCGGTCTGGGCGGGTCTGGAGAACGCGCTGGAGTACGTCGAGCAGCTGCGGTTCGGCACCGATGCCGTCCGGTATCTGGAGAGCCTGAACCTGTTCGATGCTGCGTTTCTGGAGGCTCTGCGCGGCTGGCGCTTCAGCGGGCGTATCGAGAGCTTTCCCGAGGGGTCGGTGGTATTCGCCCACGAGCCGCTGCTGACCGTGACTGCCCCGCTGTGGGAAGCGCAGCTGATCGAAACCGCGCTGCTGAATACTCTGAATTTTCAGACGCTCGTCGCCACCAAGGCGGCCCGCTGCGTGTCGGTGGCAGGCGGCGGCTCGGTGATCGAGTTCGGCGCTCGGCGGGCGCAGGGGCCAGACGGCGCGTTGAGTGCGTCCAGAGCGGCGTTTATCGGCGGCGCGGCGGCGACCAGCAACGTACTGGCCGGGCAACGCTACGGGCTGCCGGTGGTGGGGACGCACGCCCACGCCTGGGTCGAGAGTTTTCCCGACGAACTGACCGCCTTCCGGGCGTATGCCGAGCTGCATCCGGCCTCTACCACGCTGCTGCTCGACACGGTCAATACCCTGGCAAGCGGCCTTCCCAACGCGCTGACCGTGGCACAGGAACTGCGCGGGCGCGGAACGGAACTGCGGGCGGTGCGGCTGGATTCGGGTGATCTGGCGTACCTGTCGCGCCGGGTGCGGGCGGCGCTCGATGCGGCAGGCTTTCCAGACGTGAAGATCATGGCATCGAACGACCTGTCTGAAAACGTGATTCAGAGCCTGATCAGTGAGGGTGCGCGGCTCGACATCTATGCCGTGGGAACGCAACTCGTGACCGGCGGCGGTGAGGGCGGGGGCGCACTGGGCGGCGTTTACAAGCTGGCCGAACTGGACGGTCAGCCACGTATGAAGCTGACGGGCGATCCGGCCAAGACCAGCCTGCCGGGGCGCAAGCGTGTGTGGCGTGCACACAGCAGCCATCAGCAACTTGCCTGGGACGTGGTGAGTCTCGGAAGTCAGGAGGAGCCGCCCTCGGTGGGTGAGCGGGTCAGTGACCCTGCAAATCCGCTGCGCCGCAGCCGTCTGCCAGCCGGTCTGAGCTGGGAAAATCCGCGCCAGACCGTGATGGAAGCGGGTCGGCGGGTGACTGCCCCGGAAGCGCTGGAAGACCTGCAACGCCGCGCCAGGGGTGAATGTTCGCGCCTGCCCGAAGGCACGCTGCGGCTGCTCAATCCGCATACCTACCGCGTCAGTCTGAGCGCCGATCTTCAGACAGCCCGCGAACAGCTGATTTCCCGCCTGGAAGACGGACTGGGCGACACGGATTCCGGCACTGCATGA
- a CDS encoding ABC transporter substrate-binding protein, whose protein sequence is MQRAAVLLGVSLLLSTGLATTALPESRVTISHDDGTTTVNKNPRRVAVIGEEALELAYALNIPVVGLGSGRVEPGDFTLGATLTRSTARRGFLGRGDLSNVTYLGSWAAPNLEVLTALKPDLIVRTSWDGLGGYAALNAIAPTLSFSQSKPDFWPRSLRAVAKVFGKEAQAETIIRGTAATITAAGSSLRAAGIFKKFPKMVVLSPFPDGTVYRYTGDRLANVLRQMGFRDGLAVRPDNNGYEVISPEALLGLDASTLVVLVPWSSGGDIFAKSSAGKLLAARSVTYQLPEFSPWTGPLVDRDVAQKVAAAARTLLGK, encoded by the coding sequence ATGCAACGAGCCGCTGTGCTGCTGGGTGTTTCCCTCCTCCTCTCGACGGGTCTTGCGACCACCGCCCTGCCAGAGAGCCGCGTGACGATCAGCCATGACGACGGCACGACCACCGTGAACAAAAACCCTCGGCGGGTGGCGGTCATCGGAGAGGAAGCGCTGGAACTCGCCTACGCACTGAACATTCCGGTGGTGGGTCTGGGGTCGGGACGGGTCGAACCGGGCGATTTCACACTGGGTGCGACCCTGACGCGCAGCACTGCCCGGCGGGGATTTCTGGGACGCGGCGACCTCAGCAACGTCACGTATTTGGGCAGCTGGGCGGCACCGAATCTGGAAGTTCTGACCGCGCTGAAGCCAGATCTGATCGTGCGAACGAGCTGGGACGGCCTCGGCGGGTATGCCGCTCTCAACGCCATCGCGCCGACCCTGTCGTTCAGCCAGAGCAAACCGGACTTCTGGCCCCGCAGCCTCCGCGCCGTGGCGAAGGTCTTCGGGAAGGAAGCGCAGGCCGAGACCATCATTCGCGGCACCGCAGCCACCATCACGGCGGCAGGTTCCTCGCTGCGTGCCGCCGGAATCTTCAAGAAATTTCCCAAAATGGTGGTGCTGTCTCCCTTCCCCGACGGCACCGTCTACCGCTATACCGGCGACCGCCTCGCCAATGTGCTGCGCCAGATGGGCTTTAGAGACGGACTGGCGGTCAGGCCCGACAACAACGGCTACGAGGTGATCTCGCCCGAGGCGCTGCTGGGTCTGGACGCCTCGACGCTGGTGGTGCTGGTGCCGTGGAGCAGCGGCGGCGACATCTTCGCCAAGAGCAGCGCGGGCAAGCTGCTGGCCGCCCGCAGCGTGACGTATCAGCTGCCCGAATTCAGCCCGTGGACGGGGCCGCTGGTTGACCGTGACGTGGCTCAGAAGGTGGCGGCGGCGGCGCGCACCCTGCTGGGGAAGTGA
- the dkgB gene encoding 2,5-didehydrogluconate reductase DkgB, with product MTVEMLGSVPKFGLGTFRLKDQVVTDSVRMALELGYRAIDTAQGYGNEAEIGKVLGESGVPRSDIFITTKIMPPNYGRDRLAPSLRESVQKLGVDAVDLTLIHWPAPRGEVQPEEYLTALAGALEQGLTKQIGVSNFTTTGLKQAREILGDVPIATNQVEIHPFLQNRALVEFARNEGIHLTSYMTLAVGKVMDDEVMKDIAQQHQATPAQVALAWAMAQGHSVIPSSTRRENLESNLKALNLTLTEADMARIATLDRGERIANPSALAPAWD from the coding sequence ATGACTGTCGAGATGCTTGGCTCCGTACCGAAATTTGGCCTGGGAACTTTTCGCCTGAAAGATCAGGTCGTCACCGATTCCGTCCGGATGGCCCTGGAACTGGGATACCGCGCCATCGACACAGCTCAGGGGTACGGCAATGAGGCCGAGATCGGCAAGGTGCTGGGCGAAAGCGGCGTGCCGCGCAGCGATATCTTCATCACCACCAAGATCATGCCGCCCAATTACGGGCGTGATCGTCTGGCGCCCAGCCTGCGGGAAAGCGTGCAGAAGCTCGGCGTGGACGCCGTTGACCTCACGCTGATTCACTGGCCCGCGCCCCGAGGTGAAGTGCAGCCCGAAGAGTACCTGACGGCGCTTGCTGGGGCGCTTGAGCAGGGTCTCACGAAACAGATCGGGGTGTCGAACTTTACCACTACCGGACTGAAGCAGGCCCGCGAGATTCTGGGAGACGTGCCGATTGCCACCAATCAGGTCGAAATCCATCCGTTTTTACAGAACCGCGCCCTGGTCGAGTTCGCACGAAATGAAGGCATTCATCTGACGTCGTATATGACGCTGGCGGTGGGAAAGGTGATGGACGATGAGGTCATGAAAGACATTGCCCAGCAGCATCAGGCGACGCCCGCTCAGGTCGCGCTCGCGTGGGCGATGGCGCAGGGTCATTCGGTGATTCCATCATCCACCCGGCGGGAAAACCTGGAGAGCAACCTCAAGGCCCTGAACCTCACGCTGACTGAAGCAGACATGGCGCGAATCGCGACCCTCGACCGGGGAGAGCGGATTGCCAACCCTTCAGCCCTAGCCCCTGCGTGGGACTGA
- a CDS encoding aldo/keto reductase, with the protein MLEREFGESGLRVGVLGFGAGHIGGPQMSEDAAGTLLNRAVDLGLTLIDTARGYGLSEERIGRHLSWRRGDFVLSSKGGYDIEGTQDWTPQNIRLGIERALRVMRTDYLDVFHLHSCPLDVLQRDDLLGALDEARQAGQIRVAAYSGENEALDWAVHSGRFGSVQTSVNIADQWSLHHVLPDAARLGLGVIGKRPVANMAWTYPTRPAGEYAETYWERLHALNLQPGDLDFSELALRFSAYAPGVSSIIVGTGRLENLERNAALVQQGPLPAETLAAIEAAWAHHGQQWGGEV; encoded by the coding sequence ATGTTGGAACGTGAATTTGGAGAATCGGGCCTCCGGGTGGGGGTGCTCGGCTTCGGGGCGGGGCACATCGGCGGCCCACAGATGAGTGAAGACGCTGCGGGCACGCTGCTGAACCGTGCCGTCGATCTGGGCCTGACGCTGATCGATACGGCGCGTGGCTACGGACTGTCCGAGGAGCGCATCGGGCGGCATCTGAGCTGGCGGCGCGGCGACTTCGTGCTGTCGAGCAAGGGCGGCTACGACATCGAAGGGACGCAGGACTGGACGCCCCAGAATATCCGTCTGGGCATCGAACGTGCGCTGCGTGTCATGCGAACCGATTATCTGGACGTATTTCATCTGCACAGTTGCCCGCTGGACGTGCTGCAACGGGACGACCTGCTGGGTGCCCTCGACGAAGCGCGGCAGGCAGGACAGATCCGGGTGGCGGCCTACAGCGGAGAGAACGAAGCGCTCGACTGGGCGGTGCATTCCGGGCGGTTCGGAAGCGTGCAGACCAGCGTGAACATCGCCGATCAGTGGAGCCTGCACCACGTTCTGCCGGATGCGGCGCGGCTGGGGCTGGGCGTGATCGGAAAGCGCCCGGTGGCGAACATGGCGTGGACGTACCCCACGCGTCCGGCAGGCGAATACGCCGAAACGTACTGGGAGAGGCTTCACGCACTGAACCTGCAACCGGGCGATCTCGACTTCAGCGAACTGGCCCTGCGCTTCTCGGCATATGCGCCGGGCGTCAGCAGCATCATCGTGGGCACAGGGCGACTGGAAAATCTGGAGCGGAACGCGGCACTCGTGCAGCAGGGGCCACTGCCTGCCGAGACGCTGGCAGCCATCGAAGCCGCCTGGGCGCACCATGGGCAGCAATGGGGAGGAGAGGTTTAA
- a CDS encoding alkaline phosphatase family protein produces MKRILFGSSLIGALLLGSCNQITAAQQTILPHRTIIFVWDGMRPDAISQTDTPNLYALQQKGVKFADNHSTYPTFTMMNAASFATGSFPGTTGFYGNTLWQPGPTGKDASGANVDFQQPAFTEDYAILQDLDAFYQGQLLLVGTLFQAAQKAGLKTAAIGKSGPAFLQDYKRGGTILDERHVWPASVAKGLQAAGIKLPILTPVAYPNGDVTLSADNGNPTAGKSKATLNDKVSSDPTVGTTELNADANTYMMSAYLNYILPTQKPDLSLIWLRSPDSTEHSYGVGTPAFRDALHTQDALLGQLQAKLKTLGYGDDTNIIVVSDHGHSNVAGDTAYFPLRSITGGQTGAVDAANGYSVSGDVRTADLMTRQGFKAFDGSGCINDPVMSGIKADGSVVYAPKTDVDGSICGKAGTVYTTPSYRVPATVPSDAFVIAANGGSDYLYNPAHDPVLVAKAVKFLQSREEYGAIFVDDRYNIPGTLPMSRVRLENTAGRNPDIMVSFSSNPSAVVQGFTGTEYESAGNNRGMHGSFGVTDVHNTLVAAGPNFRSGASNTLPTGNVDVAPTVAAIFGVPLPQADGRVLNEALVGGENLNYPVQSQTVTPTSSATGLSVARPTDPDGKDLNLAVTSYSINLQTKTLTQNGKTYTYFDSAAAVRK; encoded by the coding sequence ATGAAGCGAATTCTCTTCGGAAGCAGCCTGATCGGTGCCCTTCTCCTCGGGAGCTGCAACCAGATCACCGCCGCGCAGCAGACCATCCTGCCACACCGCACCATCATCTTCGTGTGGGACGGCATGCGGCCCGACGCCATCTCGCAGACCGACACGCCTAACCTGTACGCGCTTCAGCAGAAAGGCGTGAAATTCGCTGACAACCACAGCACCTACCCGACCTTCACCATGATGAATGCCGCCAGCTTCGCCACCGGCAGCTTTCCAGGCACCACCGGCTTTTACGGCAATACCCTGTGGCAGCCGGGCCCGACCGGCAAGGACGCCAGCGGCGCAAACGTAGACTTCCAGCAGCCCGCGTTTACCGAGGATTACGCCATTTTGCAGGACCTCGACGCCTTCTACCAGGGCCAGCTGTTGCTGGTGGGCACGCTGTTCCAGGCAGCCCAGAAAGCGGGCCTGAAGACGGCGGCCATCGGCAAGAGCGGCCCGGCCTTCCTTCAGGATTACAAGCGCGGCGGCACCATTCTCGACGAGCGCCACGTGTGGCCCGCGAGCGTGGCGAAGGGTCTTCAGGCGGCGGGCATCAAGCTGCCGATCCTGACTCCGGTGGCCTACCCGAACGGCGACGTGACCCTGAGCGCCGACAACGGCAACCCCACGGCGGGCAAGTCCAAGGCGACCCTGAACGACAAGGTGTCGAGCGACCCCACCGTCGGCACCACCGAGCTGAACGCCGACGCCAACACCTACATGATGTCGGCCTACCTGAACTACATCCTGCCGACCCAGAAGCCCGACCTCAGCCTGATCTGGCTGCGGAGCCCCGACTCGACCGAGCACAGCTACGGCGTGGGCACGCCCGCCTTCCGCGACGCCCTGCACACCCAGGACGCGCTGCTCGGACAGTTGCAGGCCAAGCTGAAGACCCTGGGCTACGGCGACGACACCAACATCATCGTGGTCAGCGATCACGGACACAGCAACGTGGCTGGCGACACCGCCTATTTCCCGCTCCGCAGCATCACGGGCGGGCAGACCGGCGCAGTGGACGCGGCGAACGGCTACTCGGTGTCGGGTGACGTGCGGACCGCCGACCTGATGACCCGTCAGGGCTTCAAGGCATTCGACGGCAGCGGCTGCATCAACGATCCGGTCATGAGCGGCATCAAGGCCGACGGCAGCGTGGTATATGCGCCCAAGACCGACGTGGACGGCAGCATCTGCGGCAAGGCGGGCACGGTGTACACCACCCCCAGCTACCGCGTTCCGGCGACCGTTCCGAGCGACGCCTTCGTGATCGCGGCCAACGGCGGCAGCGACTACCTGTACAATCCGGCCCACGACCCCGTACTGGTTGCCAAGGCGGTCAAGTTCCTCCAGTCGCGTGAGGAGTACGGCGCGATCTTCGTGGATGACCGCTACAACATCCCCGGCACCCTGCCGATGAGCCGTGTTCGCCTGGAAAACACCGCCGGGCGCAATCCCGACATCATGGTGAGCTTCAGCAGCAATCCCAGCGCCGTGGTGCAGGGCTTCACCGGGACCGAGTACGAGAGCGCGGGCAACAACCGGGGCATGCACGGTTCGTTCGGCGTGACCGACGTGCACAACACCCTGGTGGCGGCTGGCCCGAACTTCCGCAGCGGCGCGAGCAACACCCTGCCGACCGGAAACGTGGACGTGGCCCCGACCGTCGCCGCGATCTTCGGAGTGCCGCTGCCCCAGGCTGACGGGCGCGTGCTGAACGAGGCGCTGGTCGGCGGCGAGAACCTGAACTATCCGGTTCAGAGCCAGACCGTGACGCCCACCAGCAGCGCCACCGGCCTGAGCGTCGCCCGCCCCACCGATCCCGACGGCAAGGATCTGAACTTGGCTGTCACGTCGTACAGCATCAACCTGCAAACCAAAACGCTGACGCAGAACGGCAAGACCTACACCTACTTCGACAGTGCAGCCGCCGTTCGCAAGTAA
- a CDS encoding sucrase ferredoxin, producing MTSPAQATQALERQRLPLCSDGQPMAGVSPRGSAHRWDICFVASASPRRWDAFRDASCWSERQRAVMEQVGETVAARQMGYGLLMYAPDDQHGARQRVRVYRRPAGAFAAYTREDYVFGDSDSEDGLLSLIERDVLGLHRPELDSFQVAPASGPDLHVCTHGRVDAACGKFGAPLYLALQHTGEQARVWRTSHFGGHRFAPTVQELPAGRAWAHLTPALARQLLTRTGDHTELSARYRGWSALSALEQHAEAAAFEREGWWWLDAPKAARTLLQSEAGAVVELTFNYPDGSPGLLTADVREVGTVALRGSSHTPDTHATPQYRVSWRR from the coding sequence GTGACTTCCCCAGCACAAGCAACCCAAGCACTGGAGCGCCAGCGCCTGCCGCTGTGTTCGGACGGTCAGCCTATGGCGGGCGTTTCACCACGCGGCAGCGCCCACCGCTGGGATATCTGTTTTGTCGCCAGTGCCAGCCCGCGCCGCTGGGACGCCTTTCGTGACGCCTCTTGCTGGAGTGAGCGGCAACGAGCGGTGATGGAACAGGTGGGCGAAACGGTCGCGGCCCGTCAGATGGGCTACGGCCTGCTGATGTATGCCCCGGACGATCAGCACGGCGCCCGGCAGCGTGTGCGGGTGTACCGTCGTCCAGCGGGCGCGTTCGCGGCGTATACGCGTGAAGACTACGTATTTGGCGACAGCGACAGCGAGGATGGCCTGCTGAGCCTGATCGAGCGTGATGTGCTGGGCCTGCATCGCCCCGAGCTGGACAGCTTTCAGGTTGCCCCGGCATCTGGCCCCGATCTGCATGTGTGTACGCATGGCCGGGTCGACGCCGCCTGCGGAAAGTTCGGTGCGCCGCTGTATCTGGCCCTCCAACACACCGGAGAGCAGGCCCGCGTCTGGCGCACGTCGCATTTCGGCGGCCACCGCTTTGCCCCGACGGTGCAGGAGCTTCCCGCTGGCCGGGCCTGGGCACACCTGACCCCGGCGCTGGCCCGGCAACTGCTGACGCGCACGGGCGACCACACCGAACTCAGCGCCCGCTACCGGGGCTGGTCGGCGCTGTCTGCCCTGGAGCAGCATGCCGAGGCCGCCGCCTTCGAGCGCGAGGGCTGGTGGTGGCTGGATGCTCCCAAAGCTGCCCGCACGCTGCTTCAATCGGAAGCGGGCGCAGTCGTGGAACTGACGTTTAACTATCCGGACGGCAGCCCGGGCCTGCTGACCGCCGACGTTCGCGAGGTCGGCACGGTGGCCCTGCGAGGCAGCAGCCACACGCCCGATACCCACGCCACGCCGCAGTACCGTGTGAGCTGGCGAAGGTGA
- a CDS encoding IS5 family transposase, with amino-acid sequence MTDAEWAVLEPLFPPAATTGRPRKWSFRTVLNGMFSVIRGGNAWRLMPHDLLPWETASLDHRLWRLQGFWEVLHTTLRKQVRVQAGRESTPSAGIMDSQSARTSEAGGPRGFDGGEKINGRKRHILVDTLILVLGVKVHEASLQDRAGAVLLFDKVRNTFPRLQHIWAEAG; translated from the coding sequence CTGACCGATGCTGAGTGGGCGGTGCTCGAGCCCCTCTTTCCTCCGGCAGCCACGACAGGACGACCACGGAAGTGGTCGTTTCGAACCGTTCTGAACGGCATGTTCTCCGTGATTCGAGGTGGGAATGCCTGGCGCTTGATGCCGCATGATCTGCTCCCGTGGGAGACCGCATCCCTTGACCATCGCTTGTGGCGGCTCCAAGGCTTCTGGGAGGTGTTGCACACCACCCTTCGGAAACAAGTTCGTGTCCAGGCTGGGCGTGAAAGCACGCCCAGCGCCGGCATCATGGACAGCCAATCGGCACGGACCAGTGAAGCGGGCGGCCCGCGGGGCTTTGATGGGGGGGAAAAGATCAATGGGCGCAAGCGCCATATCCTGGTCGACACGCTCATCCTCGTTCTTGGCGTCAAGGTGCATGAGGCGAGCCTGCAAGACCGCGCCGGCGCGGTTTTGCTGTTCGACAAGGTTCGGAACACGTTTCCACGCCTGCAGCACATCTGGGCGGAAGCTGGATAG